The DNA sequence ggACCTGGAAATAGAATAAAGCAAgctccaacttgggaatggaggaaaaacacaacattttattaatttataacATAAAGacaagaggggggaaaaaagaaaaaaaaacctacataCAATAATTCACAATGGAAAACTTCTAAAACACtcttcctccccccacccctctaacactcaattCACAGTTCAATACCATCCTCTACACATCCTCTCTTGAGTTCACCAGGAGAGAGGAGTTTCTCTCTTGCACTATGGGCCTctccaggaaacacagttggaactccctgtgtttctgtgtcacacgtggcagccgccCGGAGAGAATCTGCCATGGTGATCATCTTCTTTCTATGTCCAGTGCTCTTACTACTGTCTATGGATTTAAACTGCTTCTTAGGTCTTTTTTAGAATGCCTTGCTTAGTTTTAAGAAGTGGCAGTttctcaccatttgggacacctgtcccgtCGATATTTTACCTCCTGGGGCCAAGGGGcttcatgaacagagatccttctccgTTGAAGGCAGAGGGCTTCACCACACCCTCCCTATCAGTCTCTgttccttctacttcttctcaCACCAGCTTTGTCACTCCTGGCTTCTGGCTAACTGCTTCCTTCAAGGTGCAGTCGctacattacaggaagaaattggaTCCATCCAGTGGCCATGTAAGAggaaagtccagccaaaaggcCATTTCTTCCATCTAGGGcgcttctcatctgctggcattttttCACCCACTTAAGCCTTCTTCTCATTTGCTCATCTTCTGTCTTCTCTTAATTCTCAGCTgcggaggatcagtgttttttacAGCTTTCATTGTCTCAGCaccaaaggggttaaaacctcAACCGCGGTCTGCCggcggctgggcaccttgctcttctccttctcctggcCGTGGTGCCGGCACAAGAGATCAAATTTTAAGCCAGCACAgactctatcactctctcctgGGGCGGGTGCTGCCCAAACAttccaggtctcctccacccctgctccttgcagggctccggcctccctccccacaggccccatggcctcctctcccccacccagacgcagctgggcaggggaggaggtcaGATCGACTCATGGACCGGACTCAAAAGAGAAAGTccctctgggaatcttctgcttttaactcctgtgtgttctcagaggcgtatccaggtcTTCAGTGACCACTCTAAGTGCCAGTTTTCAAATCTAGCTACTGATTGGTTTGATCACAACTTTgtcagaaactcacttcctggtcaaaccacgGCACCTCCCATGTGTAGTGTGCCTGTTCCTACACTGCTTAGAACCACTAAACTACTCAATGCACACTCTCTGGTAGGTCAGCAGCAGTGAAAAGAATCCTGTAACTGTGGAACTTACTGCAGATTTATAATGTTTGTCGTGCAGATCAAGCACTGGATTCATGACCCAAGTAAAACACTGAATACACAGACATTTTTCTGGGATATCTGAGATTGAAATATGACTGTGCACCACACTGAAGCATCAGAAAAGGAGATAATGGACAAGATCTTTGATAGAACTCTAATAGATATGATATAGATATAGAACCCTAATAGATATTATATGAATAGTGTGCCGTAGCCATGTATTCATGCTGCAATGAGAATCTCTGAAACAATATAGGCTTTTTTGGCTTTCTATTGATTGTTGGAAAACAACATTTAGTGATGCAATTATTCAATTTATTGTAAATGCACCAAAGCTCTTATAAATTCTCTGCTCTTAGCTTAAAACAAAGTAACTGTAAAATTATAAGCCGCAGAAGTAATATACCATGCCATTCATAATATTACATATTTTCAATGAAGGAAACTTCATGTTTTTCACGTAGTTTATTTCAGCAATACGACTGTATCAGCAAAGAAGCATTCTTGAAACACAGTTTTGAGAAAATAGCAACTTAATAAACGTTTGCTTGCTGAATCTCCTGTTTAAATCCTATTGAAATGAAGTTTTGTCTGAAGTGTCTGTGTTGACTTCCTATAAAGAGTGAAAATTGGTAACAGAGTGCTAGATTAGAAATCATTAAACTTAATGTGACAGTAGCTCCAGGTGAGAATAGGAAAAACATATCATTACAAAGACATTGTCAAGTTTCTTATTCTTGTTAGTAACTCCTTCCATCACATACTGACAGATGCTGGCCTAATTATCTTTGGGAATGCCCACACATGCTGGAGTGCAATACAGTTCATTTTTAACACTACACAGCCTCTGTTTTCAGATATATATGGGTACTCTCCTGAATGCTTCCTCTTTAGTGGTCTAGTTTCATCAAATTTGTGATGGCTGGTGCTCCAAGACTTGTatacaaaataaatgaaacttCCAACTTCTCCCTTTGAAACAGGGAGAACTGTGTGTTATAATATTCAGCAATAACTGTGTGTTATAATATTCAGCAACCCTGACTATGAACAAATATCCAAAGAAATGTCAAGATTTACTAATATGAAAGTGTCAAAGAAAGCtggtttaaatttaaaaacagaGGGGGAATCATTATGTTTTAGATTCATTTAGGGtagaaaagacctttaagatcattcagtccagccattaacccagcactgccaagtccaccactaaacaaTGTCCCTAAGTGTCACATCCATACCTCATTTAAATACCTCATGAGAgggtgactcaaccacttctctggacagcctgttccagtgcttgacaaccctttcagtgaaaatataTCTCTAAAGAAGGGGATTTTCTAAATACCAAAACTGCATCTATATTTCCCAAGATTGGCTGTGAAGACAACAAGAAAAGCTCTTTCTTATCTTTTATGGGTCATATCCAAGCTAAATTAATATCATATAAATTTATACATTAATGAAAAGAGTAAAAAGTCTATTCCTTTGGAAGGACTCCTATATGCTTGGATGTAGTTTAGATTAGGATCATtatggagaaaggaaaacatcATCCCGATACcaaaatatttggggttttagaTAGTGGTAAAATACAGATAAGTTGTACTTTGGATCTTAGAAATACTTTCATGGAATCAAAAGACAGTTTCAATCTAAATGAAAAGGAAGACTCTCATTAGCATCTAACATGCCTCTAAATACATCAGTATTTACGAATGTTTGCATCTAAATTGCGGGCATTTCATTACACCATCAACAGTGGAGGTAAACATGTTATTGTTCTGAACAAGAGTTTATCTTGGCTTTAGTTTTATTTGTGTCTAATAATGCTGAGAATCTTGTGAGAAGTGCCAGGCTTTCTCAAAGCAAACAGCTGAGCCAGTAAAGATTGCCAAACTCTTCAAGTTTGTAAGATTTGTTTCAGTAAATGTGGGATGCAAATTGGTAAAGAAAATTAcccatattttttaaaattactttgaagCTAAAAGAGAATTTACACTTTGATTCTCTTTAAGGTTCAGTGAAGCCTTGAACAGCTCTTATTTCATCCAATTGTTTTCTCTATCTGCTTTAAACAGCAATAGATGATATTTCAAATATCTATTTTTGCTTCATATGTGTGGTCAATTTCTTCTTgatatttatgtttttacaTGTTTTATTGTAGGAGAATTTCCAGACATTTCAGTTAAGTCTTAAAATTGCCTCAGATGAAAGAGAGAGCCTTGATCAAAAGAAGAATGGTCTGATTGACAGGTCAGCTTCACAATAAAGCCAAACCTGAAAAAGAAGCAATGCAGACTCTTTCCATGACCAGAAGAATGAGCACTGAGAGACCTTCCAACTTAATCAAACACCCAGGGCAGACAAGCATTCCATCCCTCGAAAACATAAGtgatttttcattaaatatcaCTGACTGCACCCAGGTTGTGGTGCCAGAGGAAGTTTTTTTCACTGTTGCTGCCGCTGGGATACTGGAAAATCTACTTATCCTCATTGCTGTTGCAAGAAATAAGAATTTACACTTGCCCATGTACTTCTTCATTTGCAGTTTAGCCATTTCAGACATGTTAGGTAGCTTGTACAAAACTCTGGAGAACATCTTCATCATCTTATGCAAAATGGGATACCTGACACGTCATGGAGACTTCGAGAAAAAACTGGACGATGCCATGGATTCCATGTTCATTCTGTCTCTGCTGGGGTCTATTTTCAGCCTGCTAGCTATTGCAGCAGACAGATACATCACTATCTTCTACGCTTTGCGGTACCACAATATCATGACACTGAGGAGGGCCTTGGTTATCCTGGCAATCATCTGGGCGTTCTGTGCCGGCAGCAGCATTGCCATTGCCCTCTTCTCCTACGAAGCAGCAACAGTCATTCCCTTCACCATCCTGTTCCCTTTGATGATGTTTTTCATACTCTGCCTCTACATCCACATGTTCCTCCTGGCTCGATCTCATGCCAAAAAGATCGCCTcactgcccagcagcaccatccATCACAGAACTAACATGAAAGGCGCGATCACGCTGACTGTTTTTCTTGGAGTTTTCCTTTGCTGTTGGGCCCCCTTTGTTCTTCACATCCTCTTAGCAAGGTTTTGCCCACACAACCCTTACTGTGCCTGCTACATGTCCATTTTCCATGTGAACGGGACACTCATCATGTGCAACGCCATCATCAACCCTATGATTTTTGCATTCCGAAGCCCAGAATTGCGGAACACATTTAAGAAGATGTTCTACTGTTCCAGGTCAAACTGCAGCTGGTGAACACTTcatcaaaaatgaaaattatagaAGCATTTATGGGGTGTTGTGCAACATCAGTGTGAAgagttaaaaataataacaatttcACCCAAAGTAATGTTATGCTTGTAGTATACTGCCAGAGATTTTTCAGAGCTACCAAAGACTGAATAAAAAATAAGTAAGCACACAAATCTTTGTCAACCAGATCTCCACACTTAGCTAATTCTGCTCATAATTTTcatgcaagggaaaaaaaataaacaaatgtcTTAATTATCTTTTGTCATTTCAGAAAAATCCAAACTAAAATCTGCATGATGTTGCATTACCTCAGATATGAGCAAATGCATTTTGTATCAATAATTTCAATTCAATACATATACTACTTTAAAATTCTGTTGTTTAAATTGCAATTAAGTGAATATTTGTTTCTAAACCATGCATTTGTATAAAAGTATATGGTTAAAAACATGGACATGTAATTTTGCTGTAAAAGTGAACTCAAGACTCTTCTTTATCATCTAATCTCCTTAAAATCATGCAATTAGTGATCTCTAAGTTTCAAAAGCAACTCTTGGAGTGTAAGTCCAAAAGAATAGGATATTTTGattaaaatgctatttttagtCACTGAAATGTTATTTCCAACATAAAGTTGTCATGCCGGCAAAGACgggttttaaattttaaaactcCTAAGCCAGATCTGGACTAGCAAAGAGAATCGCTGAGCTTGTCAGTGCCAGTTCTCTTCAATAAAATAATAAGCTCCACAGATAGGAAAAGCACTTTGATTCAACCATGGTATGCTACAACAAAGAATTCAAAAAACATAATACCAGAGATAAAATTCAAACACTTCCAAGGAAGTCAGCCACCCAGGTAAGGAAGCAACTACCCAGTCTGGAAGGATGTTACAAAGCTGGTTGTAATTTAGAAACCCTTGTgagaaaattttgaattgtTCCTGCCAAAATAATACAGAGCTCACAAAACTTTAAGGCAGAATGGCTTTCAGCAGTAAAACATCCTGAAGCAGTCCAGAGCATGTGGTGAGGAATTAACCTCACACTAATTCAAGGAAGTCATTCAGCTGTTCCACAGAGAAGCAGTAGGAGAATTTCAGGAGTATGGAATATGGATAAACCATATGAATTCAGGTTATCTTGGGTTCAATAAAGGACAATAAACCTGAAAGCCTCTACAGACCTACAAATATCAATTAGAAAAGATAtactaaaatgaaaatttttcaAACCTATGCatttattgcaaaaaaaaaaagttaaaaagctCATCTATAAAACAAAAGTTTAGAAGGGAGCTCAGATATAatcatgtattttattttaataagaatTTTTTCATTTCCATCAAATAGCAGAATAAATGTAAAGCTGCACAGCAAAAAACGACTGTTAGAATtgggggggggaaagaaaaaaacatacaatgttaaagaaaaggcaaaacatATACAGTACTGCAGTGCCCTGTGCTCACaaataatgaattttaaaatgatgaaaaatattGGAAAGAAAATTGTGATTAAGGCAGAACTTATATTAATTCTGCAATACATGAATTATCAGCCAAATGTTCCTTCCctcaaaactttattttccATCTGCTTCCCTAAAGCAGACATAGGCAGGAGAGATAAGTAGCTTCCACCATGTTAGAAGTCAATGCACCCTGTAAGGAAAACTAACTCTACACATGTAAAGACTCCACATTCACAATGAGCGGTCCAAATGTAACTGATTCTTATAATAAAATTATCCATACCTCATAACACCTAAACGTGgagaaataataattaaagaaaacacCAAACTTTTAGCCCCACAATGAGGAACACTCGAGAGAGACTCAcgtcaaaataaaaattagcagtaaaaaatattattgaaatTCTATAAAAAGTCCTTTGGCAAGGACTCTTCTCATGGAGATGCTGGCAGTTAGGGCTTGGAAAGGTACCCTTGTGAAAGCAGGGGATGGACAAGGTCATGGCTACAGCAGACCTTGGGTGGTGCCACCAACTACTGCATTCTTCCACCACACTAGCCAGTAGCAGCTCAGGGTAGTCCTGGCAGGTGTGGTTAGACCTGGCTGCCTTCAGCCCCCATCTGACTCCCCTCACCTACAGAAAAGTTTCAGGAACTGAAACAGGCGCCAGCCTCCTTTGCAGCATCCCCAGgttgaaagagagaggaaagaggCAGTGGACACTCACAGAccccaggggacagagaccAGCTCCCACCCCTGCACTGccattttttttgctttgctttgcaatGAGGACCTGAGCTTCTACCTCGCCAAACAAAATCCATCCCATGGACACACCTTTGATTTTGTTACTCTGAGCCCTCTTTCAACAGCAGAGCACACTGTTCTCCAGTAACCCATCTGCCTACTCTTCCCCAAATTATCCCACTGCCTTTCCCAGCACCATCCTCAAGCCTTCAGCCACCATTTATCTGcaaaacacagagcagctgtggttaTGCAGGTTATGGACCagtgaggattttttttaacctagaTTGTTAAAGCAAGAACATCACCTAGGCAGTAAGATTTTGGTAGGTTTTATCCCACACTGTTTTCTTTGActtaaaaatgtttctgcagTCACTGACATTGAACCTCAGGTTACCATGAGATCCAAGCACTGTCTGGAACTGGCTCCCACCTCATCTTACCAGAGATGAAATGGCTGTTCTCTGTGGCCTACCTGGACTCATATGTGGATGCACTCAAATCACTATCCCAAAACATCTGTTCCTGTCACAATGCCTGAGCAACACCCAAACTTACAGTTCAGGTAATGTCTTTAAACTGGAGTAGACACTTGATGGCTCTCACTGTTATACTCTGTGTCTAATACACAGACAACCAGCAAGACTGGGAAAAGGTAGACAACTTTTTCAACCTGCAAGGTAGACAGGTTGCAAATCATGAAAACTgcttatttttctccatttttgtgTTAGAGACAACAGGCCTTGCCATGTTCACTGTGTAAATTTGTAATAAGTGATCCTGTGCATTTACAATACAGCTGAAATCTGTGTCTACAATATTAGATTTCAAGCTGAGCCTGGGGGTTATGTAAGGAGTCTATATAGAATTCAAAATACACATGTAAactttttttcagtttgcaCTATTTATGATTAAATGAAGcattcttttgaaaatattcCCTTCCTGGGAAGAAAGAGTCAGGAAGaacataaaatatatttgaataaaAAAGCTTCTagaaagattttaatttttcagtctgCCTGCATTTCTTGCATGCTAGCAGATGGGTAAATCTCTATGCATTATCTCCTAATTGCCTGTAAATTTGTACTTGCATTTCAGTTACCCACTGTCCAAGCAAGTTTCTCTGTCTCACATACCAATGTCTCCATATGTTTACCCATGTTGCTTTTTTAACAGATTCTTTAAGCCACGATTTTTGAAGCTTTCATTGTATTATGCTGAAGTCACTATTGCAATTCTCCCCTGATATATTAACATGTGAAAATTAAGACTTTTCTCAGATTTTGGAACTTCTCTTCATCTGTCCAGATTTAAATGTTTAGGAGGCAGAATTGTACATTAACTTTGAGacaaaaatgttcattttgGATTCTACCAGAAGCTAATAAGCCTGAAAGGAACATTCAGTCCTTTGAAGATCACAGGCAATGCTACAATCAATGTTTCATTTGGAAGGATCCACAGAACTTCTCATGCCTGTGGCAACAAAACATTTCCCAGTCGCTTACTGCAaaaccaaagaagaaaaattcctTCTCTCTTGTTATTGTTTTGAACTGAACTTCATGTTCAGGAATAAAGTGAACAAATCTGATAAAGGCACCCTGGGGAATTAATTCCCCTGAAAGCGTTGGTATGCCCGTGAGAGACAAACTTGCAGTTTGATTTTATTTACAAATTAACAAGACAAACACAGTATATTCATGAGAAAATATAGTTTAGAGTTAGTTTGTTTGTGTGAGAAAAATTTTGTTTCTATGAATCATTGTTCTGGACAAGACTTTCAGAAAAATATGTGCCTTGGACTCCTATCAGCCGAACAAAATTTCAGCTTTTCAAATAAAACTACACTCTTCAAATGATATGTTTATTCAAACACAATTATATACAAGTAGGGCCTGGTTTATTAATTCTCTCAAGGTAATTTCAGCAGAGATCTATCCATTGTGTCCTTATCATTCAATAGCACTTTAATATAGCTTTTTTGAAGTGTCATTTCTCAGAAGACACAATGCTGTTGTAAGCTTCCAATTCAAAGAGGACAACTTAAAGTACAATTCTGGAGAACTGAGTGTGACCACTAAACAAAAACTTTTCATGTCCACTAAAAGCAGTTTTCTTACATCCTCAAATCGCCTCACACCTATAAGACAAAATCAGACTATTGAACTGTCACACATAGTCCAATGAGTGACCATTTACCACCAAATAATTCTGCATAACCCATCTGGAGTACAAATGCTAACTgagtaaataaaattatttattgcttttgagaattgtggggtttttttacattaaGACTATGAGAAGGGTTTGTTAGTCCACATTCCACTGCTTCATCAGCACCTTTACACTGCCATTTATTACAACTTCATTTTCTGAAAAGCTACCCCTAAACTTTGCACTATCTGGATAAAGATAGTACATTTGTGGGTGGAGTTACTCCATCAGCAGCTTCTCACCCTCTGACAACCTAACCAAGGATACAGGAGAGGGAGCACATGGCCCAGGTGGACACTTGCATTGACATTTCAGCTGTAGTTAGCTGTACAGAAGGGTCTCCAGTACAAAAAGACAGATTGCCCTGATGGACCCCAAAGAAGTCCCATGCAGTGCCCTGACTCTGACCTGGTGGTTACAAGGTCAGGCAATTAAAAAACACTTTCACAATGTCTAAAGCCTCTAAGGAGCCTCTGTGTTATCACATCATGAGAGCATTCAGCCCTGCAGGAAGTCTGGGCATCAGAATAACACCATGAGGTATAATACAGCCTCTAAAACCAGCAAGAAATGTCTTCAGTCCCTTTAAAATCCCATCACGTAGGTTTTTCTGGCTAATTATTCCTGACAATTTAAATTTGGTCTCAGGGTTTGGTGGCATTGAAGGTCTTGGGTAGATGTCGTCCAATTCAAAACTAGCTTCCTGGTCCAGGGACTCCTGCAGCTATTCActttcaaaattaattattattatccataattttaaatatgcatTTGAGCTTTTGCTTGGATTTTAAAGAGTGATCTATAGAGTTGCTTAATGCACCATTTCAATCTCACAGACCACAGTCTTACATTTTCATTTACTTGAGAAATGAAACCACTGCCAAGTAATTTGGGTAATCATATCATCCCGTGTGACAGCTAAACCTGTCTTAACTGCCAGCCTGTGCAATGAGATAAAAAGGGAGGGAACAAAGGGCTTCAGCCCAGTGTGGAGCAGCCTATGTCAGAGGGCAAGCTGAGAGGAGCTGATGGAGGCCTCAGGGCTCTCATCTGCACTTTGCTTCCTCTCAGATCACAGCAGAGCCTTTGAAAGATGGGGGATTTGGATAAAAGGCAGCTGTTCACTCCTGGGTGAGCAGGAGGTAGAAAGAAGCACAGCCTTGCAAGTAAGAGCTGGCTGGTTAATAAGGGACTGAGACTGGCAGCATTTCCCATTAGAGGAACTGGCACTAGGGGCAGCTAAAAGTCTGGGAATACACCCAGGGAAAAGGGTTGATGAAGAATAATAACTTTTTTAAATAACAGTGTTCAATGAGCAAAATCAATTGTTCAGCTTTTTTCTGTACAGAGGGATCTTTACTGAAGGTTTTGTCTGGGTGGCTCAGGAGTATCAGCAGCACAAGAAAACTCATCACACGGAGGCATCCCTGGATTCCCAAGCTGGAAACTTTGCCAGCAAGGTCAAGATCAGGTTAGGAGAGGCAAGGGCATGGAAGAAAAGAGTAATTTTTAAGACTGGGTAGCATAGCATGGAAGTAagcagaagagaggaaaaaaaaggtggggaGGACCTATTCATCTTGCATTACTGGAAAGAATTGTGTAGAGCTGAGAGAAGTAGAAATGAAGGAAGTAACATTCATGGTCAGACAAACAGAAGTGCTGAGATAAGTGAAAAGAGCAGAGATGTCCAGAACATGGCTTTTTCTCCTGATTTGCAATAgcaaccaaaaagaaaaaatagcaacCATTTGATTTAGAGATCAAAGACACCTTGAAGTCTTGTTTCTTTGGATATGTGCAAATAAAGCAATACCATAACTCATGGAAGGAATTCAAAACAGGTCCTGAAGAATTTACAATGTAAACAGGGGTGATGTTTGTGCTTTATGgcttaattattaatttatttttcatttcctttaaaaaatgttcAGTTTCTTCCTTTAATCATCATCATAAAATTCTCTGTAATGATCCTGGTCACTGTTAATGTATCATGTCTGGAGTTCAGTCATAATACAGTCAGATTCAGCGTGATGGTTCTGGTATTTGAAAAATAACCTGgtcatttaaatttaaaacatattGCACAGTCATTTGAATTTCAGATGTTGATGATTCAAAAATATCTCATGCATTGTATGTTTTACATCCACTCTATAACTAAGCACCTTACAGTACACTTTCCTCAGATGATTGTCCTTCCAGCAACTGAGACCTGAATGcaaaattttgcttttacaTGACTAAAATTATCTAATGTAATATCTATACTTACATTTAGTAGTCTATTCAAATGTTTGTCTTCTTATATTTGAAACAGAAAGCCTGAATAAAAGGCTGTACTGTGAAAAAGGAGGGCTAAATAAACTGATGGACTTTGGTGGAATTTGGTTCCTGAAACGGGAAGACATTCATCTGTTTCTATTTTCCTTGCAAGCAAATGCACACGAGCTCAGATGACTCTTTGTATTACTCTACGCCTGTAAGGGAGAATTTCTCCCCTAAAGACGAGAGATACATTTACTAAATCTTCTTGTATTCCCTGCAGCTAACATTGAAGAAGCACAAACTCTCAGTATAAAGGTTTGAAAAATATTCTCCTGAGGCAACGTGATAGGAAATGAGGGGAAAGCAAAAGGTCTTCTGAATTAAGTTAGTCTGCTCCTCCAGTGCTTCTAGACATATTAATGAAAAAGCCTTCCCCCTAAGGAATATGCCATACCAACTGGCAATGTTTTGAAACAAATGCCTAAAATAAGAGCCAGAAATAGCATTTGGCAGTTCAAAAATCCATCTGTTCTCTTAATGATGCTTTCATATCAGTGGTTTGGGGTCACAGATGAAGCAATATGAAAATGAAAGTGGTTTTACTTCAGACTAGTTTTACTTACACTGATTTCAAGCTGAGGCACACTTTTCAGTCCATTGATGAATCTCTTCCAAAAAGTATATTTGCTCGGGTCTGCTGAGTAAGTCCTGGAAAGGTAACCTTGGCCTGGTTTGTGCACTTAACCAGCTACCAGCTTCTCCATAACAGAGTGAAATGCAGATTGCCTTGTCTGTGAGTTTGTGGCCCCAGCTTCATGAATTAGGATGGCAGTAGGGAGAAGAGGCTTTTtccataaaagaaaaatctgatgCAGCTGCAGACCTGGGTGACAGTCCCTCCAGGTTCTGAGAGGGGATATTGGTAGGAGAAGCCAGACTCTTTAAGGGCACAGACTTCTGCAGGAAAGCATGGCAGCCAGAGCTATAGGATGGGTgacacagagcagaggagctgtcAGCAAAAGTAGCATTaagaacaaaaaaaggcaaagaaaccAAGTGAGTCATTTTAGTAACGCTAACAGTAGAAATAGTGTCAGCTATCAAGAGAAAGGTGATCAACCACCACTGCACCCAGGATACTGTGGGCTGCAAGAAGTTGGCACAATAGCCAAGAAATAAGAAATGAGAAAGGACTAATGACAGAATATTATGaactaaatttaaaatttatataattggtaaaaaaggaatttaattCTAACATACCTGCTTCAAATGTAGCAATCTGTGAACAACCTGAAATGCACTCTGATTTTTGAAATGGTTGTCTTTTGAAGGATATTCTACCTGTTGTTGCCTGCATTAACTAGAATCCCTTTTATCCATCAACAGTAGAGACtttttgctgcattttaaaaatcactttttaaaacATCATACTGTGCACTTTCAAGACCTATTGTTTGCTCCTAAATCTTCTACACTTTTTGTCATGACCCACTCATCCCTTTCCTGACCTAGTTGCAAGAGGAAATTTTAAA is a window from the Passer domesticus isolate bPasDom1 chromosome 1, bPasDom1.hap1, whole genome shotgun sequence genome containing:
- the MC2R gene encoding adrenocorticotropic hormone receptor, encoding MQTLSMTRRMSTERPSNLIKHPGQTSIPSLENISDFSLNITDCTQVVVPEEVFFTVAAAGILENLLILIAVARNKNLHLPMYFFICSLAISDMLGSLYKTLENIFIILCKMGYLTRHGDFEKKLDDAMDSMFILSLLGSIFSLLAIAADRYITIFYALRYHNIMTLRRALVILAIIWAFCAGSSIAIALFSYEAATVIPFTILFPLMMFFILCLYIHMFLLARSHAKKIASLPSSTIHHRTNMKGAITLTVFLGVFLCCWAPFVLHILLARFCPHNPYCACYMSIFHVNGTLIMCNAIINPMIFAFRSPELRNTFKKMFYCSRSNCSW